A window from Amblyomma americanum isolate KBUSLIRL-KWMA chromosome 7, ASM5285725v1, whole genome shotgun sequence encodes these proteins:
- the LOC144097065 gene encoding chitinase-like protein 4 → MTWAVLAFPLGVGAISLVRNYQKYREQKEYVGEWKRRWALSSQPTLNQTRVADFTPTMTSEKPYQESQECRKPWVIQETPWKPPFTDPIEDYPAADAVKGPIFCVFNHSSYRRDKEWAFRTGLINGHLCTHVVYASAKVSGDELTSADPGYDVVKEGFKNLALLKTKYPHLKVLVSFGEYERGTANISLLASSPKRRTTFSQNVLSWLTENDYDGVHVHWTVPDAGACGSPEDARWLTKLVSRFRTIFPPNYTIALTIPPFRTQRNGYVFDDLVTNVDYFVVRTHDLYGSDTNVTHCMSPYTSSGPSVTQSLASIVEDMPPYTTQKICFSLSFSALSLRLIELPPAGRPSAPARTRGPGIEGNYTRIKGRMAFYEVCALGDPGSFLDFKEICAYKTHGKNWVGYESPTSLSSKVSELFRKFRIGCTALWDIDMDDTKGVCGMGRTPLLASVYKEVVSFSTQIHPAAVPKKTML, encoded by the coding sequence ATGACCTGGGCCGTTCTTGCTTTCCCACTAGGAGTGGGTGCAATCTCCCTCGTGCGTAACTACCAGAAGTACCGCGAGCAGAAGGAGTACGTTGGAGAATGGAAGCGACGGTGGGCTCTGTCAAGCCAGCCGACGTTAAACCAAACTCGCGTGGCCGACTTTACCCCAACCATGACCTCGGAGAAGCCGTACCAGGAGTCGCAAGAGTGTCGCAAGCCCTGGGTCATCCAGGAAACGCCGTGGAAACCACCGTTCACAGATCCCATCGAGGACTACCCGGCAGCTGACGCGGTGAAGGGACCAATCTTCTGCGTCTTCAACCACAGCAGCTACCGAAGGGACAAGGAGTGGGCCTTCCGCACCGGCCTCATCAACGGACACCTCTGCACGCACGTCGTCTACGCTTCTGCCAAGGTCTCCGGGGACGAGCTTACCAGCGCCGATCCCGGATACGATGTGGTCAAGGAGGGCTTCAAGAACCTCGCTCTGCTAAAGACTAAGTACCCCCACCTGAAGGTGCTAGTGTCGTTCGGTGAATACGAGAGAGGCACCGCGAATATTAGCCTCCTCGCATCGTCGCCGAAGCGGAGAACGACGTTCTCGCAGAACGTCCTGTCTTGGTTGACCGAAAACGACTACGACGGAGTGCACGTCCATTGGACTGTCCCAGATGCCGGGGCGTGCGGATCCCCAGAAGATGCTCGGTGGCTGACGAAACTTGTCTCTAGGTTCAGGACTATTTTTCCCCCGAACTACACGATCGCGCTCACGATTCCGCCTTTCAGAACGCAGAGAAATGGCTACGTGTTCGACGATCTCGTGACTAACGTCGACTACTTCGTCGTTCGGACGCACGACCTTTACGGTTCGGATACGAATGTGACTCACTGCATGTCTCCCTACACGAGCAGTGGTCCTTCAGTGACGCAGTCCCTGGCTAGCATCGTCGAAGACATGCCTCCTTACACGACGCAGAAAATCTGCTTTAGCTTATCGTTTTCGGCTTTGTCATTGCGCCTGATCGAGCTGCCACCTGCGGGGCGTCCAAGTGCGCCCGCAAGAACACGCGGACCCGGCATCGAAGGAAACTATACACGCATCAAAGGCCGCATGGCATTTTACGAAGTGTGCGCCCTCGGTGACCCCGGGTCTTTTCTGGACTTCAAAGAGATTTGCGCCTACAAGACCCATGGAAAGAACTGGGTCGGCTACGAGAGTCCAACGTCGCTGTCCTCGAAGGTTTCCGAGCTCTTTCGGAAATTTAGGATAGGTTGTACCGCGCTGTGGGACATTGACATGGATGACACCAAAGGGGTGTGCGGCATGGGTCGTACACCTCTTCTTGCTTCAGTCTACAAGGAAGTGGTGTCATTCTCAACGCAAATCCATCCTGCCGCGGTCCCGAAAAAGACAATGCTATGA